In one Diabrotica virgifera virgifera chromosome 7, PGI_DIABVI_V3a genomic region, the following are encoded:
- the LOC126888559 gene encoding uncharacterized protein LOC126888559, which produces MDKKELKGKKIQREYTAKSKKKKEGKHSPSTSREAPREAGKSRTGPSDSIVGIHHKGKSEVGKDLQRPSTSRQPPLPNLGEPGGRDDPLRRGLSGAGCRWYLRYLSQGISPETARKKALEHKSQEPASQKRKRTETVISPAQKEVKRKKEEVGEQTTTSVGMSSCAAALKSEKIAILPKGFPENTLSAEQQTLVEEAIVQEMFAEWEHKLQFGGIHFKPGYLVVDCETPQSAEWLRLKVPQIRKWEGGELTTCKGDDIPRSHVVTVFLPRSKGLSAEKLLQLIEVQNEGLAIGRWKVLSAKEEAAGQLLRAAIDELSCAALRKNGCTIFYRFGKIPVHGIKRETEKETPGSSGGLVTTEVEEAPPVPSASRGTDVPGDAENVGDHHSTDLYRDSEDMETAEATNVEEDKDKTLVGGEEGEKETSPQITK; this is translated from the coding sequence ATGGacaagaaagaattaaaaggaaAAAAAATACAGCGGGAATACACCGCTAAatcgaagaagaagaaggaaggaAAACACTCTCCTTCAACCTCTCGGGAAGCTCCCCGAGAGGCAGGAAAGTCGAGGACCGGTCCCTCAGACTCCATTGTGGGAATACACCACAAGGGTAAATCTGAGGTGGGGAAGGACCTCCAAAGGCCCTCGACCTCTAGACAGCCTCCACTCCCAAACTTGGGAGAACCTGGAGGCAGGGATGACCCACTGAGACGTGGGCTCAGCGGAGCGGGCTGCAGATGGTACTTGAGGTACCTCAGTCAGGGAATTTCCCCTGAAACAGCAAGAAAGAAGGCCTTGGAGCATAAAAGCCAAGAGCCTGCTAGTCAAAAAAGAAAGCGGACTGAGACGGTCATCAGTCCTGCTCAGAAAGAGGTGAAAAGGAAGAAGGAGGAAGTGGGAGAACAGACCACTACCTCAGTAGGTATGAGCAGCTGTGCAGCTGCTCTAAAATCGGAGAAGATTGCCATTCTCCCCAAAGGGTTCCCTGAGAACACCCTCAGCGCGGAACAGCAGACTTTGGTGGAGGAGGCAATAGTTCAAGAAATGTTCGCCGAATGGGAGCACAAGCTCCAGTTCGGCGGCATCCACTTCAAGCCGGGCTACTTGGTAGTTGACTGTGAAACACCACAGTCAGCGGAGTGGCTAAGGTTGAAGGTGCCACAAATTAGGAAGTGGGAGGGTGGAGAACTCACAACATGTAAGGGAGACGACATCCCTAGATCACATGTTGTGACAGTTTTCCTCCCCAGAAGCAAGGGGCTATCAGCTGAGAAATTACTTCAGCTGATAGAGGTACAAAATGAGGGCCTAGCAATAGGTAGGTGGAAGGTCCTGAGTGCTAAGGAAGAGGCGGCAGGGCAACTCTTGAGGGCAGCGATAGACGAGCTATCCTGCGCTGCCCTCAGGAAGAACGGATGCACCATTTTTTACCGGTTCGGGAAAATCCCCGTTCATGGTATAAAACGGGAAACAGAAAAGGAGACTCCGGGGAGCAGCGGTGGGTTAGTAACCACCGAGGTCGAGGAAGCGCCTCCGGTGCCCTCTGCATCGCGGGGTACTGATGTGCCCGGCGATGCCGAGAACGTCGGAGACCACCACAGCACCGATCTATATCGGGACTCGGAGGACATGGAGACAGCCGAAGCAACTAACGTTGAAGAAGACAAGGACAAAACACTTGTCGGGGGGGAAGAAGGTGAGAAAGAAACCTCACCTCAAATAACCAAATAA